One Hippocampus zosterae strain Florida chromosome 4, ASM2543408v3, whole genome shotgun sequence genomic window carries:
- the rpl12 gene encoding 60S ribosomal protein L12 isoform X1 encodes MPPKFDPGEIKVVYMRCTGGEVGATSALAPKIGPLGLSPKKVGDDIAKATGDWKGLRITVKLTIQNRQAAIEVVPSASALIIKALKEPPRDRKKVKNIKHSGSVTFDDIVGVARIMRPRSIARELSGTIKEILGTAQSVGCTIDGRPPHDVIDDINSGKIECPSE; translated from the exons ATGCCACCAAAATTCGACCCCGGAGAGATTAAAGTTG TGTACATGAGGTGCACTGGAGGAGAGGTTGGCGCCACATCAGCTTTGGCCCCCAAAATTGGGCCCCTTGGTTTG TCTCCCAAGAAAGTTGGTGATGATATTGCCAAGGCCACCGGTGACTGGAAGGGTCTGAGAATCACCGTCAAGCTGACTATCCAGAACAGACAGGCAGCG ATTGAGGTGGTTCCCTCTGCCTCTGCACTCATCATCAAAGCTCTTAAGGAGCCCCCTCGTGACAGGAAGAAGGTCAAAAACA TCAAGCACAGTGgaagtgtgacctttgatgaCATCGTTGGTGTTGCTCGTATCATGCGGCCTCGTTCCATTGCACGAGAGCTTTCTG GAACCATCAAAGAGATTCTGGGTACGGCTCAGTCTGTTGGCTGCACCATCGATGGTCGACCTCCTCATGATGTCATTGATGACATCAACAGTGGCAAAATTGAGTGCCCATCTGAGTAA
- the rpl12 gene encoding 60S ribosomal protein L12 isoform X2, with amino-acid sequence MRCTGGEVGATSALAPKIGPLGLSPKKVGDDIAKATGDWKGLRITVKLTIQNRQAAIEVVPSASALIIKALKEPPRDRKKVKNIKHSGSVTFDDIVGVARIMRPRSIARELSGTIKEILGTAQSVGCTIDGRPPHDVIDDINSGKIECPSE; translated from the exons ATGAGGTGCACTGGAGGAGAGGTTGGCGCCACATCAGCTTTGGCCCCCAAAATTGGGCCCCTTGGTTTG TCTCCCAAGAAAGTTGGTGATGATATTGCCAAGGCCACCGGTGACTGGAAGGGTCTGAGAATCACCGTCAAGCTGACTATCCAGAACAGACAGGCAGCG ATTGAGGTGGTTCCCTCTGCCTCTGCACTCATCATCAAAGCTCTTAAGGAGCCCCCTCGTGACAGGAAGAAGGTCAAAAACA TCAAGCACAGTGgaagtgtgacctttgatgaCATCGTTGGTGTTGCTCGTATCATGCGGCCTCGTTCCATTGCACGAGAGCTTTCTG GAACCATCAAAGAGATTCTGGGTACGGCTCAGTCTGTTGGCTGCACCATCGATGGTCGACCTCCTCATGATGTCATTGATGACATCAACAGTGGCAAAATTGAGTGCCCATCTGAGTAA
- the pole3 gene encoding DNA polymerase epsilon subunit 3: MAERPEDLNLPNAVITRIIKEALPDGVNVSKEARRAISQAASVFVLYATSCANNFAMKAKRKTLNAGDVLAAMEEMEFERFMEPLREALEVYKKGQKGKKEVSEQKRKDKEKKTDSENDKSREEDEEEERMEEEAEAENEVEEEEVEN; this comes from the exons ATGGCAGAAAGGCCAGAAGATCTCAACCTTCCCAACGCGGTCATCACACGCATCATCAAGGAGGCG CTCCCAGATGGGGTGAATGTGTCAAAAGAAGCACGCAGAGCAATATCCCAAGCTGCCAGTGTCTTTGTGCTGTATGCAACATCTTG TGCAAACAACTTTGCCATGAAAGCCAAGCGAAAAACTTTGAATGCAGGCGACGTCCTAGCTGCAATGGAGGAAATGGAGTTTGAGCGGTTCATGGAGCCTCTCCGAGAAGCTTTGGAAG TGTATAAGAAGGGCCAAAAGGGAAAGAAGGAAGTGTCAGAACAGAAACGCAAAGATAAAGAGAAGAAAACAGACTCTGAAAATGATAAGAGccgggaggaggatgaggaggaggaacgcaTGGAGGAAGAAGCTGAAGCAGAGAACgaggtggaggaagaggaggtggaaAACTGA